In Colwellia sp. PAMC 20917, a single genomic region encodes these proteins:
- a CDS encoding methyl-accepting chemotaxis protein has protein sequence MLIKHKLIANTGILVLSMVFMLGLLNFTMSSLETDIKIAREIGNIQTEILQLRRNEKDFLARKDIKYFEAFNEKYAELIRNISSLEQAYETIGEDLPELNKLRAVLNDYQGYFKDLVDAQKDLGLSSTDGLYGSLRSAVHVVEESIGNSDYKLLSNMLQLRRDEKDFMLRLDEKYVDRWNNNASSFVQDINVSDLSSDTKSQAINNMSLYEQAFTDFVAGQKRLGFTAKEGLKGDMRNAVHQVDEILDKLVLLSKNGVVDHTKFVDLVAYSVFFSILIIAISFAFFVSRSILLSINQLNETMKKVADTQDLSLTVSTHSDDELGEMATIFNNMLGKFRNLITAVNLSVDTVHEATDSLSKNIHLANTGVDSQIQQTDMVATAVTQMVATVDEIANNTNAAASKAEATNNNAISGKEVVEQTIAKIDELSEKLRESENIVHELAKDSDTIGSVLDVIRGIAEQTNLLALNAAIEAARAGEQGRGFAVVADEVRTLASRTQDSTQEIETIISSLQGRTKEIVSHMAICRTQGQDSANQASSAGKMLEEITHDVSTIMEMNTAIASAIQEQSTVASEVNQHVVEIRDVAEQAGLISHQNAQMSEELSQQAAVLNNEVSQFKV, from the coding sequence ATGCTAATCAAGCACAAGCTTATTGCTAACACCGGAATTTTGGTTTTATCAATGGTCTTTATGTTGGGCTTACTTAATTTTACTATGTCGTCTTTGGAAACTGATATAAAAATTGCTCGAGAAATTGGCAATATCCAAACCGAAATTTTACAGTTGCGTCGTAATGAAAAAGATTTTTTAGCCAGAAAAGATATCAAGTATTTTGAGGCGTTTAATGAAAAGTATGCTGAGCTTATAAGAAATATTAGTTCACTTGAGCAAGCTTACGAAACGATAGGCGAAGACCTTCCTGAATTAAATAAGCTTCGCGCCGTGCTAAATGATTATCAAGGGTACTTTAAAGACTTAGTTGATGCACAAAAAGATCTTGGTTTATCTTCAACCGACGGTCTATACGGCTCATTAAGATCTGCTGTTCATGTAGTTGAAGAGTCGATTGGTAATAGTGACTATAAATTGCTGAGCAATATGCTACAACTTAGACGCGATGAGAAAGACTTTATGTTACGTCTCGATGAGAAATACGTCGACCGTTGGAATAATAATGCCAGTTCTTTTGTTCAAGACATTAACGTAAGCGATTTATCCAGTGATACTAAATCACAAGCTATTAATAATATGTCTCTCTATGAACAAGCCTTTACAGACTTTGTTGCCGGACAAAAACGGCTTGGTTTCACTGCTAAAGAAGGTCTAAAAGGTGATATGCGCAATGCTGTTCATCAAGTGGATGAAATTTTAGATAAACTTGTTTTACTGAGTAAAAATGGGGTTGTTGATCACACCAAATTTGTTGACTTGGTTGCCTACAGTGTCTTTTTTAGCATATTAATTATTGCCATCAGTTTTGCCTTTTTTGTCAGTAGAAGTATTTTACTAAGCATAAATCAGCTAAACGAGACTATGAAAAAAGTAGCTGATACTCAGGACTTATCGTTGACCGTATCGACTCACAGTGATGATGAACTCGGCGAAATGGCCACTATTTTTAATAATATGCTGGGTAAGTTCAGAAACTTAATAACGGCCGTTAATCTTTCTGTTGATACTGTGCACGAAGCAACAGATAGTTTATCAAAAAACATTCACCTTGCTAATACCGGGGTTGACTCACAAATTCAACAAACGGATATGGTCGCCACCGCAGTGACTCAAATGGTTGCGACAGTTGATGAAATTGCTAATAATACCAATGCCGCTGCGAGTAAAGCTGAAGCAACCAATAATAATGCGATTAGTGGTAAAGAAGTGGTTGAGCAAACTATTGCGAAAATTGATGAGCTTTCTGAAAAGCTAAGGGAGTCAGAAAATATAGTGCACGAACTTGCTAAAGATAGCGATACTATTGGTTCAGTATTAGATGTTATTCGAGGCATAGCGGAGCAAACAAACTTGCTGGCGTTAAATGCGGCTATCGAAGCAGCCAGGGCGGGTGAACAAGGGCGTGGTTTTGCTGTAGTTGCTGATGAAGTTAGAACGTTAGCCAGTCGGACTCAAGATTCGACACAAGAAATTGAAACGATTATTAGTTCATTACAAGGACGAACCAAAGAAATCGTTTCTCATATGGCTATTTGTCGAACACAAGGTCAAGACAGCGCAAACCAAGCAAGTTCAGCGGGTAAAATGCTAGAAGAAATAACCCATGATGTTTCAACCATCATGGAAATGAATACAGCTATCGCATCAGCCATTCAAGAGCAAAGTACGGTCGCTTCTGAAGTTAATCAACATGTGGTTGAGATAAGAGACGTCGCCGAGCAAGCCGGGCTAATATCTCATCAAAATGCACAAATGAGTGAAGAGTTATCTCAGCAGGCGGCAGTGTTGAATAATGAAGTGAGTCAGTTTAAAGTTTAG
- a CDS encoding putative bifunctional diguanylate cyclase/phosphodiesterase, with translation MLGEKDVYHGLLFSVEALVFGLLAIFFLLYSRGIGRQYVTYWAVSLFSLSAHQLCLAIETQLNDLSVIALEKVLLTVGIQVSFYFHLCALLLGIYSAVSKQIISKKITNSIFILSALFALTATLLYGFEVNEVYNRFYLRESLPAFVMGCGLLLTAFYLYNLPKKYFSAHILIVYSLIMGGRYVLFSFLSIVLINEYWFRPLAEVLIYFDLGAFTLLAFTLLIWMQGAERSIATSAMNKAQYLGKHDSLTGALNRQQVMEKLPLIIEKTASNQQNLAVFLLDIKGFKFVNDTYGLKVGDAILGEIARRLDESIFLPQVVGRLSGDSFVFIIDGVDEKQQAAAIEHLHGLISRAYHIKQHKVLLQCSVGYCLYPEDGGLAEDLLQKANLALAQAESQNVATVKYKTGMQSHGRRLLAMEKEIRDGFENNEFVLYFQPQLNLLNNRIEGFEALVRWQHQERGLLQPASFLPDIESLNLLSDLDSYVLERACQTIARLQKAYHRRVTIAVNITAVEFQDPKLIENIQALLFKYQITPRCLDLEITENVVMTEIATAMNTIVILQNMGIKVSIDDFGTGYSSLAYLRKLPIDKIKIDRSFIEEVASNDSDLTIVKSMVELSHGLGKRVLAEGVETEEQLRVLRNIGCDAVQGYYISKPIPEEALKKYFSR, from the coding sequence ATGCTAGGTGAGAAAGACGTTTATCACGGTCTATTATTTTCTGTCGAAGCCCTAGTTTTTGGCTTACTTGCTATATTTTTTTTGCTGTATTCTCGGGGAATAGGCCGACAGTATGTTACCTACTGGGCGGTAAGCCTATTTTCTTTAAGTGCCCATCAACTTTGTCTTGCCATTGAAACCCAACTTAACGACCTCAGTGTTATCGCCTTAGAGAAAGTTCTTCTTACAGTAGGTATTCAAGTTAGTTTTTACTTTCATCTCTGCGCACTTTTACTCGGTATTTATAGTGCAGTTTCAAAACAAATTATTTCTAAAAAAATCACTAATAGCATCTTTATACTCAGTGCTCTGTTCGCACTAACGGCAACTTTACTCTATGGGTTTGAGGTTAACGAAGTTTATAACCGCTTTTACCTGCGAGAGAGTTTACCTGCATTTGTGATGGGCTGTGGTTTATTACTAACGGCCTTTTATTTATATAACTTGCCGAAAAAGTATTTTTCTGCACATATTCTTATTGTTTATAGTCTTATTATGGGAGGCAGGTATGTTTTGTTTTCCTTTCTTTCTATTGTACTTATCAATGAGTATTGGTTTAGGCCATTAGCGGAAGTATTGATTTATTTTGATTTGGGTGCCTTTACTTTATTAGCATTTACTCTGCTTATTTGGATGCAAGGGGCAGAGCGAAGTATTGCGACCTCTGCGATGAATAAGGCTCAATATTTAGGTAAGCACGATTCATTAACGGGGGCGTTAAACAGACAACAAGTCATGGAAAAACTACCTTTAATCATCGAAAAAACCGCCAGTAACCAACAAAACTTAGCGGTTTTTTTATTAGATATTAAAGGCTTTAAATTTGTCAATGATACCTACGGGCTTAAGGTTGGGGATGCTATTTTAGGTGAAATAGCGCGTAGACTTGATGAAAGTATATTTTTACCCCAGGTAGTTGGACGATTAAGCGGTGATTCTTTTGTTTTTATTATTGATGGTGTTGACGAAAAGCAACAAGCCGCTGCAATAGAACATTTACACGGCTTAATAAGTCGGGCGTACCATATCAAACAGCATAAAGTATTATTACAATGCTCTGTTGGTTATTGTTTATATCCTGAGGATGGGGGGTTAGCTGAAGATTTATTGCAAAAAGCTAATTTAGCCTTAGCGCAAGCTGAAAGCCAAAATGTGGCGACGGTCAAATATAAAACGGGAATGCAATCGCATGGTCGAAGATTACTTGCCATGGAAAAAGAAATTCGCGATGGTTTTGAAAACAATGAATTTGTACTCTATTTTCAACCACAACTTAACTTATTAAATAATCGCATAGAAGGCTTCGAAGCGCTTGTTCGCTGGCAACACCAAGAACGTGGTTTATTACAACCAGCAAGTTTTTTACCTGATATTGAATCGCTTAACTTACTTAGTGACCTAGACAGTTATGTGCTTGAACGGGCATGTCAAACTATTGCACGTTTGCAAAAAGCATATCATCGTCGAGTGACTATTGCGGTTAATATTACCGCTGTTGAATTTCAAGATCCAAAATTGATTGAAAATATCCAAGCCTTACTTTTTAAGTATCAAATTACACCAAGATGCTTAGATTTAGAAATTACCGAAAATGTTGTGATGACAGAAATAGCAACAGCAATGAATACCATTGTTATTTTGCAGAACATGGGCATAAAAGTTTCAATTGATGATTTTGGTACAGGGTATTCCTCATTGGCATACTTGCGTAAACTGCCTATCGACAAAATTAAAATTGATCGGAGTTTTATTGAAGAAGTCGCAAGTAATGATTCAGATTTAACGATTGTTAAATCTATGGTTGAGCTTTCTCATGGTTTAGGTAAACGTGTTTTAGCCGAGGGAGTTGAAACAGAAGAACAACTAAGGGTATTACGCAACATTGGCTGTGATGCAGTTCAAGGATATTACATCAGTAAGCCTATACCCGAAGAAGCATTGAAAAAATACTTTTCCCGATAA
- the rraA gene encoding ribonuclease E activity regulator RraA: MEYNTSELCNIYADLIDVVDPIFCNYGGRSSFGGQVVTIKCFENNGLIAQIVATDGRGKVLVIDGGGSTRRALIDFNIAEQAANNAWEGIVCYGSVRDVDAIEELDLGIQGLVSIPVGASDQDIGESDLAINFAGVTFLPEDHIYADNTGIILSPEPLDIE, encoded by the coding sequence ATGGAATACAACACCTCAGAGCTTTGTAATATTTATGCCGACCTAATTGATGTTGTTGATCCTATCTTTTGTAATTATGGCGGGCGCAGCTCTTTTGGTGGTCAAGTTGTTACCATTAAGTGCTTTGAAAATAATGGTTTAATAGCACAAATTGTAGCGACAGATGGACGAGGAAAAGTCCTTGTTATTGATGGTGGTGGCTCAACACGTAGGGCACTGATTGATTTTAACATTGCTGAACAGGCCGCTAACAATGCTTGGGAAGGAATTGTTTGTTATGGGAGTGTCCGTGACGTAGATGCAATAGAAGAGCTCGATTTAGGCATTCAAGGCTTAGTCTCGATTCCTGTTGGTGCTAGCGACCAAGATATTGGCGAAAGTGATTTAGCAATAAACTTTGCTGGAGTAACATTTCTACCTGAAGATCACATTTATGCTGACAATACCGGTATTATTCTGTCACCAGAGCCGTTAGACATTGAATAA
- a CDS encoding EAL domain-containing protein translates to MKHFRSTRFSFTGFLMVVLSLFLFSSTAQAASFSFTEFNIAFVLGLMFPVILIIALVKPLKNIRLRYPLLISLSVLLMLYALAYPKSHQSELILSSAMIFSSVLFFWLRSTYSQSAEKVNYVINFIVVATALSFVFSLWFLPNIDGYLAWLAASLLVLACAGVAVLSSKKIKEPSNVRLTAQWCIHLCFVVILFAWLNAFISLVWLVSAIVISYLAALVNGCWYLVQAIRVELNNSDDISKKILTAYSLDPATNLPCYQQALEKLDHVIKQQPKRRLVSIVFKPVNFQAVNTVLGHHNSDILLLQLAYCLQKKVAENILLVNFSDEQTPIKIARLQGLHFLVVLDLSTDNYPDHTKVDQLCRELMAAVPSAMSFKSFSLNFELAFGAAYIGEYSNSVSEVISFAEDALLVSEKNQQVVSYFDHNSALYTEQQLQRMEQLKQDIADEKLHWYLQPQIGLANKKVVGFHMEVHWYNDDKAPRGLNQFVDIAEHSGDIYLLTKQMIIEACKAIAQLEKVGFERPVTITFASKELLEPALIDYIVLQAKEYSINTNSLIIEFKEALILSASQRAKAIIDQLKSLNIKIAIGDFSGSYESLRYLRKLSIHQVKINCGLLGNRENDIESGSSDKAIINALINLTRAMKLPLIGTSINNSNIEQAFISMGGEYAEGRYLSRGVVFDEIEIWTKRWLEQYPHSAPAK, encoded by the coding sequence ATGAAACACTTTCGCTCGACACGCTTCTCGTTCACTGGTTTTTTGATGGTAGTGTTAAGCTTGTTTTTATTTTCGAGTACGGCACAAGCCGCTTCTTTTTCTTTTACTGAATTTAATATTGCCTTTGTGTTGGGGTTAATGTTTCCTGTTATATTAATCATCGCCTTAGTTAAGCCCTTAAAAAATATTCGTCTTCGTTACCCCTTACTGATTTCTCTGAGTGTTTTATTGATGCTTTATGCCTTGGCTTATCCAAAAAGCCATCAAAGTGAATTGATACTTTCATCAGCGATGATTTTTTCTTCGGTGTTATTTTTTTGGCTACGAAGCACTTATTCTCAATCGGCTGAAAAAGTAAATTATGTCATCAATTTTATTGTCGTCGCAACAGCGCTATCTTTTGTTTTTAGTTTATGGTTTTTACCCAATATTGATGGTTATTTAGCTTGGCTGGCGGCAAGTTTACTCGTGCTTGCATGTGCTGGCGTTGCGGTGCTTTCATCAAAAAAAATCAAAGAGCCTAGTAATGTGAGATTAACGGCACAGTGGTGTATACACCTTTGTTTCGTGGTTATTCTTTTCGCGTGGTTAAATGCTTTTATCAGTCTAGTTTGGTTAGTATCGGCAATCGTTATTTCCTATCTAGCCGCTTTGGTCAATGGTTGTTGGTATTTAGTGCAAGCCATTCGCGTCGAACTTAATAATAGCGATGATATTAGTAAAAAAATATTAACAGCATATTCGTTAGACCCAGCAACAAATTTACCCTGTTATCAGCAAGCTTTGGAAAAATTAGACCATGTTATAAAGCAGCAGCCTAAGCGTCGCTTGGTGAGTATTGTTTTTAAGCCAGTAAATTTTCAAGCAGTTAACACCGTTTTAGGTCACCATAATTCTGATATTTTATTATTACAATTAGCGTATTGTTTACAGAAGAAAGTCGCTGAAAATATTTTATTGGTTAACTTTTCAGATGAACAAACACCGATAAAAATCGCTCGGCTTCAAGGGTTACACTTTTTAGTCGTGCTAGACTTGAGTACTGACAACTACCCTGACCATACTAAAGTTGATCAACTTTGCCGTGAGCTTATGGCTGCTGTACCCAGTGCAATGAGTTTCAAAAGTTTTTCTCTTAATTTTGAATTGGCTTTTGGTGCAGCTTATATAGGGGAATACAGTAATAGTGTCAGTGAGGTTATTTCATTTGCTGAAGATGCTTTGCTCGTTTCAGAAAAAAATCAACAGGTTGTTAGTTACTTTGACCACAATAGTGCACTTTATACCGAACAACAATTACAGCGTATGGAGCAATTAAAACAAGATATAGCCGATGAAAAATTACATTGGTATTTACAACCACAAATAGGTTTAGCGAATAAAAAAGTTGTCGGCTTTCACATGGAGGTGCATTGGTATAACGATGATAAAGCACCGCGTGGACTCAACCAATTTGTTGACATTGCCGAGCATAGTGGCGATATCTATCTATTAACAAAGCAGATGATTATTGAAGCATGTAAGGCCATTGCTCAATTAGAAAAGGTAGGCTTTGAAAGGCCAGTAACCATTACCTTTGCTAGTAAAGAGTTACTTGAACCGGCATTAATTGACTACATTGTTTTACAAGCTAAAGAATATAGTATTAATACAAATTCTTTAATTATCGAGTTTAAAGAAGCGCTAATTTTATCTGCTAGCCAAAGAGCAAAAGCGATTATTGATCAGCTGAAATCTTTAAATATAAAGATCGCGATAGGGGATTTTTCAGGCAGCTATGAGTCATTACGATACTTACGAAAGCTGAGTATCCACCAAGTAAAAATTAATTGTGGCTTGTTGGGTAATCGTGAGAATGATATTGAGAGTGGTAGCTCAGATAAGGCTATTATTAATGCGCTCATCAATTTAACCCGAGCAATGAAACTACCCCTTATAGGCACCTCAATTAATAATAGTAATATTGAACAAGCATTTATATCAATGGGCGGGGAATATGCAGAGGGTCGATATTTAAGTCGTGGGGTTGTTTTTGATGAAATTGAAATTTGGACTAAGCGTTGGCTTGAACAATATCCACATAGTGCACCAGCTAAGTAA